ATTTCCGTCTGGCGACCATCTTGGCTCACTTTCAACAGCGTTCCGTGATGCGGAACCAACGCTGGCAGCGCATGCCGACCGCTCTTGGCGTAGTAGAAATTCCCCTCCGCGTCGGTCTGCAGCCCCATGGCGAACTCATGGAAATGCTCCGTCACCTGATGGTCATTGTTGAAGCATTCGTAGAAATCAATCTCACCATCGCCATTGCGATCATGGAGTTTGGCGATCTGATCCCGACAGCAGACGAACAATTCTCCATTGCGGAATTTCAATCCCAGCGGTTGGAACAGCCCGGACGCAATTCGCTGCCAGGTCAGCCCCGATTCGGGATGGTCGATCCCCTGCACCATCCAAACATCGCCGTCCCACGTGCAAACCGCCATTCGATTTCCTTCGGGGGCGAAGTCGAACCCGGTCAGCCGCAGCAGCGCATTCCAGGGATTGCGTTCCGGCGTATCGAATCGATCAACCGCAAACGCCGTCTCGGCAGTGCCCAACGTGCTGCCGGTTTTCAGCAGATCCGGCCAGCGTTTCGGGCCACCTTGCGTGAGCGGTTGCAACGCCCGCGGCGGCGGCGAGGCGGCCACCACGGCGGCGAAATTCTCGATCGGCTCGCGGCTCATCAGCACTTTCACCCGTGTCGGAGTCGCCTCGGCGGGAATTCGCAGCACCTGGAAGCCATCCTGCGTGCGAATCGTCACTCGAGAATCGCCCACCACGGCCGTCGTCACCGATTGCGGCGCAATTCGCGCCAGCAGTTCCCGACTCGATTTGCCGATCTCCAACGTGCGGGTAAACATCGGCCCCGATGTGCCGACCAATTCCGAACCTTCCAATTCCAGAATGTTCGCATCGCCCACGGAATACGCAATCACTGTCTGATCGCCATACGCATATGTCCCTTGGAATCGGGCCCATTCGCGCGGCAGCGGACCATACGGCCGTTTGTCTCGCCCCAGCAGGCGCGGATCGGCAAACGAACCCGTCGCCGGATTCGCCCACCCTGGACCAACCGGGTTTTCCACATGCCGCATTCCAATCAATTTCGGATGGATTTGATGCTGGCCGTTGAAGTGAATCCCCTTCCAGTCGATGAAGCCATCGCCGGTCCAGGCCGCCGCAAATCGCAGCGTATCATGATCGAACAGCGCCCAACTCTTCCCACGCGAGACACCGCCCGCACCCGCATCCAGGCGAACGGCAATGCCTTTGTACGCAATGTTCGGCCCCGCTCCGCCAACTTCGTAGGTATTGGTCAAACTCGGGCCATAATCCATGGCCATCCACGGATCGACACTCGCCGGCGCGGGTCCAACCCCGGTCCCCTTGGGCAACGCCGCCAAATACGATTCATTGGCCGCGACATACTGCGTGGGATTATGCGGCTTCAGATACGCTTCCCGAAGATAATGCACTACATCATATTTCTGACGGGGCACCATCCACGTTTGCGCCGCCATCAGATTGTATCCATGCGTCAGCGTGCGATACAGGCTATGCGGATCACTGCCATTCTTGAAGCGATGCTGCGCGAATTTCGGCGACGTCGGCAGCGATCCCGGCTGATCCAGCGTGCCATGACAATTCGCACACACCCGCGTGTAAATCGCCTCCCCCCGTCGGAATGCCTTCGCATCCAAGCTGCGAATCAGCCCGGCGTGGTCGATATCCTTTTCGTACTCCGGAATCACCACCGCTTGAATCAGCGGGCGAAGCTCCCGAGCGCGGGTCGGTCCCCCCTCCGCAATTTCGATCAAATACTTGCCCAAATCCAAGAATTGCTGCCGATCCGACAGCACATTGATGATCCCTTCCGGCATCAGCGACACCTTGCTTTGCGTGCGCTGCTCGATTTCATCCTTCGGAATGCGCACCCGCTGATTGCCGGATGGATCGATCAGCGTGAGCATCGTGGCGGTTTCCTCGGCGATGAACCCCGTCACCGTTTTGCCATCGACCGTGAAAATCGAAGTTGTTTCGTAGCCTTTCTGAATCGTCTTGGACGGATTCAACACCGATTCGATCAGATATTCCGCCGGGGTGGTCTTGCCGACTTGGGACAAATCCGGCCCGAGCCGATTCGCGGATTCGGGATCGTGACAGCGAGCACACCCCAAAAACGGCTGAAAGAACAACACCGCCCCCCGACCGGCATCCCCCTGCTGGCGGGCCGCCTGAGCCAACGCTGCGGGCGACTCATCCAGCAATTGTTGCGTCAGCGTCTTCATCATCGCCACTGGCACGGTCGTTGACGCATCCGAATTTTCTGGCGCAGGTGGAGTCGCAGGTGCCGCCTTCGGCGCAGGTGGAGTCGCGGGAGCCGGCGGAGTCGCGGGAGCCGCCTTTGGCGTGGCCGGGGCTTTGGGCGCAACGACTGGCGTGGGCGGGACTTGCCACAATTTGCCGAGAATCTCGAACATCTGCGGATCGTACTGCTTCAATTCCGCCTGATTGAATGGGAAGAAGTCATTCCGCCCGAAATAGGCTTCGGTGGCCTCCGCGAAATACTCCATCGGATTGGTCAACGCATAGGCTTTCTCGACCGTGTTGGGTCGGCCATTGCCAAAATGCCGTTCGACTTTCGCATATTTTCCGGCATCTTTGGCACGGGCATACGCTCCCGCCACATCGGGATTCTGGAATCCCTTCGGCAGTTCCCGATCGTGATAGGCGTGGGCCAGTTCGTGCAGCACAAACCACGGCATGCGATTGACTTCCGCCGCGTAGATCCGCACATTCGTAAATTCCACGCTCTTGGCCATGGCGGGGTCGCGCCCTGCGCCTCGCAACCACTCCGAACCGGGGTGATATTCCGCACTCGGACGCACGCCAGGATATTCGGGATTGAAGTACAGCGGCACCTGTTGCAGCTTGCCGACGACCGATTTGGGCACCACTTTGAGAATATCTTGCAGTTGCTTGTCTAACTGGTCGAGCATCGCAGCGGTGGCCCGGGGTTCCATCGCAAACAATTGCCGATTGATGTGCAGCGTCCAGCCGTTGAGCGTTCGCGTTTCGTAGACCGGATCAATTGCGGGGGCGGTCGGCGACTTCAGATTGTCGTCCAAAAACCGCGTCATCGTCTCCATGAGATGCTGGGTGGTATTGCGACCTTCGCGAATGGCGTGCGTCCGATTCGGGTACGGCAACACTTGGAATCGCTTGCCTCGGGCAATCAATTCTTCGATCAGCAATTCCGTGCCTTGATAGTGGCAATTATCATCGCCGGTGCCATGCACCAGCAGCAGATTTCCCCGCAGTTTGCCGGCGTGGGTCAGCGGCGAGCCGTCGCGGTATCCCGCCGCATTCTCGCGGGGTAAGCCCATGTAGCGTTCTTGATAAATCGTGTCATACAGCGTTTGATCCGCAACCGGGGCGATCGAAATTCCCGTGCGATACAATTCCGGGTAGCGGAACATGGCATTCAGAGTCATGCTGCCGCCGCCGCTCCATCCCCACGATCCGACGCGCGAGGGATCGACGAATGGCCATTGCTTCAGGAGCGATTGCACAGCTTGTGCCTGCTCGGTGGGAGCGATGATGCCAATTTTGCGATGCACGACTTTTCGCCATTCTCGACCACGCGGGACGTTGGTTCCGCGATTATCGACACTGGCCACAACGTACCCCTGTTGCGCCAGCATCCAATGCCACAATCCGCGGGGACCGGGCCAGGCATCGCGCACGGTTTGCCCATGCGGTTCGCCGTACACGTGCATCAACAAGGGTAACTTCGTCCCCGATGCGATTTTCGCGGGGCGAATGCTCCAGGCATCGAGTTCGACCCCGTTGGCGATGGGCACTTTCAGAAATTCGATGGTGGGCCGATCGAGTTTGGCCAGCTTGGCTTTCAACTTCGCGTTATCGGTCAGCGTGCGAACCGGCTTCTTTTCCCCAGCGCGGATCAATTCGACCGTCGGCGGCGTGGTGAAATTCGACCAGGAATGCACCGCCCAGGTCGCATCTGGCGAGAAGCGATATTCGTGCCACCCCGGCTGATTCGCGGGTGTCAGATCTTCAGTTTGAGTGCCATCCAATTTGACGCGATAGCCATAGCGTTGCGTCGCATTCTGGGGCGAAGCGGCGTAGTAGAGCCACCCGCGTTTGGCATCGACGGCATCGACTTCGATCAGATCGAAATTCCCCTGCGTGATCGGTTTCAGAGGCGATCCATCGACAAATGCCCGGTACGCATGCCGCCAGCCGGAACGCTCGCTCAGCCACAGGAAACTCGCGCCATCGTCCAGCCACCGCCAAGGATTTTCATTTTCCAGCCAAGCCGCATCGCGTTCGGTGAAGACAATTTGGCCTTTTCCGGTGGCCGGATTCACCCGCCAAACATGCAATTCCGATTGCAGACGATTCATCTGCTGCACCAGAATCTGTTGTCCGTTCGGCGTCCAATCGGCTTGCGGCAGATAATGCTCGCGGGGGTCTCCCGGCA
This DNA window, taken from Tuwongella immobilis, encodes the following:
- a CDS encoding DPP IV N-terminal domain-containing protein, with translation MRFRVSGLGGSLLMLMGLCSVVHAAELSKDASQLTVGKLFGTREFEPQSAPAFWWSERSATYFAFESAKSGSGRDLVRHDPASGTKQIVVPAKAFVPKGAKDAIKIDAFELSEDESQILIYTNSQRVWRQNTRGDYWLLNVATQSLQKLGGDAPPASLMFATLSPDGKRVAFVRDNNLLVQNVSDLKIVSLTTDGSKTIINGTADWVNEEELSLLKCFRWSPDSSQILFWQFDTSGVADFHLVNNTVSKSPKITSFAYPKVGEKNSATRLGIVSATGGAVRWLELPGDPREHYLPQADWTPNGQQILVQQMNRLQSELHVWRVNPATGKGQIVFTERDAAWLENENPWRWLDDGASFLWLSERSGWRHAYRAFVDGSPLKPITQGNFDLIEVDAVDAKRGWLYYAASPQNATQRYGYRVKLDGTQTEDLTPANQPGWHEYRFSPDATWAVHSWSNFTTPPTVELIRAGEKKPVRTLTDNAKLKAKLAKLDRPTIEFLKVPIANGVELDAWSIRPAKIASGTKLPLLMHVYGEPHGQTVRDAWPGPRGLWHWMLAQQGYVVASVDNRGTNVPRGREWRKVVHRKIGIIAPTEQAQAVQSLLKQWPFVDPSRVGSWGWSGGGSMTLNAMFRYPELYRTGISIAPVADQTLYDTIYQERYMGLPRENAAGYRDGSPLTHAGKLRGNLLLVHGTGDDNCHYQGTELLIEELIARGKRFQVLPYPNRTHAIREGRNTTQHLMETMTRFLDDNLKSPTAPAIDPVYETRTLNGWTLHINRQLFAMEPRATAAMLDQLDKQLQDILKVVPKSVVGKLQQVPLYFNPEYPGVRPSAEYHPGSEWLRGAGRDPAMAKSVEFTNVRIYAAEVNRMPWFVLHELAHAYHDRELPKGFQNPDVAGAYARAKDAGKYAKVERHFGNGRPNTVEKAYALTNPMEYFAEATEAYFGRNDFFPFNQAELKQYDPQMFEILGKLWQVPPTPVVAPKAPATPKAAPATPPAPATPPAPKAAPATPPAPENSDASTTVPVAMMKTLTQQLLDESPAALAQAARQQGDAGRGAVLFFQPFLGCARCHDPESANRLGPDLSQVGKTTPAEYLIESVLNPSKTIQKGYETTSIFTVDGKTVTGFIAEETATMLTLIDPSGNQRVRIPKDEIEQRTQSKVSLMPEGIINVLSDRQQFLDLGKYLIEIAEGGPTRARELRPLIQAVVIPEYEKDIDHAGLIRSLDAKAFRRGEAIYTRVCANCHGTLDQPGSLPTSPKFAQHRFKNGSDPHSLYRTLTHGYNLMAAQTWMVPRQKYDVVHYLREAYLKPHNPTQYVAANESYLAALPKGTGVGPAPASVDPWMAMDYGPSLTNTYEVGGAGPNIAYKGIAVRLDAGAGGVSRGKSWALFDHDTLRFAAAWTGDGFIDWKGIHFNGQHQIHPKLIGMRHVENPVGPGWANPATGSFADPRLLGRDKRPYGPLPREWARFQGTYAYGDQTVIAYSVGDANILELEGSELVGTSGPMFTRTLEIGKSSRELLARIAPQSVTTAVVGDSRVTIRTQDGFQVLRIPAEATPTRVKVLMSREPIENFAAVVAASPPPRALQPLTQGGPKRWPDLLKTGSTLGTAETAFAVDRFDTPERNPWNALLRLTGFDFAPEGNRMAVCTWDGDVWMVQGIDHPESGLTWQRIASGLFQPLGLKFRNGELFVCCRDQIAKLHDRNGDGEIDFYECFNNDHQVTEHFHEFAMGLQTDAEGNFYYAKSGRHALPALVPHHGTLLKVSQDGRQTEILATGFRAANGVCLNPDGTFFVTDQEGFWTPKNRINLVEKGGFYGNLWGYTDITDPSDSAMKQPLCWITNAFDRSPAELVWVPKNTWGPLGGRLLNTSYGMGQIYVVPHEVVNGQAQGGMCTLPIPQFPTGVMRPRFHPTNGHLYLCGMFAWAGNQTMPGGFYRVRYTGKPADLPVELHAKPDAVELRLTDAIDAKSLNATQFQVKVWGLKRSQNYGSKHVNERPLAVEAVTASADGKTLTLRIPGLAPTWGMEIRYQLTGTDGRAVTGTIHNTIHQLGK